One Primulina eburnea isolate SZY01 chromosome 4, ASM2296580v1, whole genome shotgun sequence genomic window, AGCATATTCATCCCGAATTACATTAGCAAAATGGTTTACTGTTGTGATCTTTGAGGTTCAGGTTTGAGAAAGAGGTCTGGTGGTAGTTTTGCATGATGCATATGGAGGATTTCCAACATTAGCCTGGGTGGAATATAATCTCACTTTATACATCGAGATTTAATTAATGACGGAATGGTGTCAAATTTAGTCAACATTAAAACAACACAACTGTTGGTGAGGTTTTACACGGGGAGCAAACATATTATTTGTATCTGTGGATGCTTAGAAGGCTCATATTATAAGATCATTTActggtttattttattttttagtaaaaCAAGCTATTTAGAGATGTTTCTTTTGTAGCAACTGCGGCAGATGCGACATTCTTGGTGGTGAAACACATCCTTATTCTAGTCCATTGGACATTTGAATTATGACTATCTATCGAAATTTTCCAAATTTATCTGGTGATTTTATTGCATTATATTcctatttcattttttttttgttatgaaCAGAGAAATGGTTGCATTCGGCAAAAAGTTGAAGGAAAGACAAATTCCAGAATGGCAAGGGTATGcatgatatatttaatttgatttGGATTCAGTTTCTGTTAGTTTTACAGTGATGGCTCTATGATAACATTGTTGCATGATTTCAATTCATCAAAAAAATGAGAGCGCTCCAACTcccaaaattaaaaagaaataaGAGTGTTTTGGAATATGAGCCATTAAACCAGTGTAGTTTACACCAACCAAGTGCTTATTGCATTATTAAACACGTGGGTGTGCTTGACGGAGAGACATGTAGATATTTCTACCTTGATTTTTTTAGTGCATTTTAAGGTAACTTTCACGGACAACTGCAAACTTATTTTAGAAAAATGGCTAAATTAAAACCATAGTTGTCAAAGGCGAGCGCCTCTCGCCTTAAGGCGAGAGGCACCACCAGGCGTGGTCCCAGGCGCAACGATTCACAAAGGCTCGCCCAGGCGCGTGCCTGGGCTCGCCTTGGAAAGGCTCTCGGAGGCGCGCCTGAgttgctttttttaaaaaacaaattcagtAACAGAGAAGTTGCATTTTGAAAATGCAActtctctattttttttaatagtaaCTTAAAATGTAAAAGCCCAAACCAACCTCAAACGTAACGGCCCAGGATGATTAAAGAATTTGAATTGTGTTACTTATTGTTATGAacttattaattatttgttgttttgtgtgacattgtgacttaattatttcatattttaatatattattctaagataaatatatttttaaaaaaaataaaaaaatgtgtgCCTTGCTTCGATAAGGCGCGCGCCTCGCCTTGCGCCTTTCGCCTCAGGCTCCAGAGCCCTTGTGCGCCTCGGTGCGCCTTGCGCCCTTGACAACTATGATTAAAACCTGTGCGAGGGTAGAAGCATGTGAAGTTAGAGAGGATCTGAAATTACAAGATAGCTCATAACATTGACaatattgttttgattttgtCTTTGTGCGTACGGTTTTAGAAAAGTATGTATCCTGCAGATACTACATCAACTACAAATTGATGAAGAAAAAAGTGAAGCAGTATGCCAATCAGATTGAAGCTGGAGCACTGGATCGTCGTCATGTCCTCAAGGATTTCTCAAGGATGTTGGATAAACAGGTTAAAATGCATGTAACTCAGGCGCACTCGTGTATGCCATATGAGCATCGCTGTTTTGCTCATCAAACTCCAGATATCAAAGTTTTCACTTATATGTTATATTATTCACCATCTTGTAATGAAAGATGGCTTCAACTTCTTCACGTGTTTCCGTTTCCCAATTTCTTGTCTGAAAAGCAatgttaaaattttgaattgaaCTCCAGGTGAAATGGCTTTAAATAATCTTTAGTATTATTGGCCCAGAGTAAGCCAAGCCAAGCCAAGCATTTTAACTAATATGCATACTTGGTGGAAGTGCTGTAATTTTACGTCAGCAGTCACAAATAAGTTTTCTTTGCTCTAGTTTTGATAACGAGGCTCTCATAATTTCTTTTTTTCATTTGCAGATTGAAACTATCGTTCTCTTTATGTTGGAACAGCAAGGCCTCCTTGCAACCAGGATAGCCCATCTTAATGAGCAACAAGAAGCTATTCAGGATGAGCCTGACATATCCAAAATATCTGAGTTGCGTGAAGCTTATAGGGCAGTTGCACAACAACTTCTAAAGCTTCTATTCTTTGTCGAAATGAATGCCATTGGTCTGAGGAAGATACTCAAGAAATTTGATAAGAGATTTGGATACAAATTCACTGATTATTATGTGAAAACTCGCGCTAATCACCCGTATTCCCAGCTGCAGGGAATATTCAAGCATGTGGTAATATGCTGAAGGGAATAGTCACCCTGCTTCCATGTTTCTGTACTAGTCAAACAATGTACGTTACTATATATATGTTAAATGGACCGTAAAGTATCGATAAATTATTATCTTGATGAAACTTAGCGATGCATTTACCTCTGATTTGCTGCTGATATCAGGGATTTGGAGCTGTTGTTGGAGCTATTTCTCGTAATCTTGCAGATCTCCAGGACCGCCAAGGAAGCTATTTATCAATTTACGACCAGCCTCCACTTTCTCTTGAGGTACAGACACCTTTATCTTTCAGTTAACTTTCCTTGATTTAGTTCATCTCGTATCTGCagctatttatttttttgaaagttCTCTGGTCTGTGCATATTCATTGAGGATTGATTTGCAGGATCCCGTAGTTGATTTACTGCAATCAGCtgttgacagattaaccaactCAACGAATCTCCTCAACTTTTTGGGTCAACATGCATTGATTATGCATGAAGACTTGCCCTCTCCTGCTGAAGAACATATAGATGATCAGAAATACCATTTCATTTCACTTCTTCTGAATCTGGTGAACACATTTCTTTACATGGTCAATACATATATTATTGTTCCAACAGCAGATGACTACTCTATGAGCCTTGGAGCGGCAGCAACTGTCTGCGGTATTGTGATTGGGTCAATGGCAGTTGCACAGATATTTTCTTCCGTGTATTTCAGTGCTTGGTCTAATAAGTCGTACTTCAGACCCTTGATATTTAGCAGCATAGTGCTTTTTGTGGGAAATTTGATGTATGCATTGGCTTATGATCTCAACTCAATTTCAGTGCTTTTGCTTGGTCGACTATTTTGTGGGTATGTAACAGCCTCTCTCTCTGATTGTGATTTATTTTTCTGTTCTCTGGTGTGTGCGCATGTTTCATTTTCACGTGTTGATATTATATGACAAACCTATTTGAGTGTTTGTCCTTTGATACCTGATGCGGACCATTTTCACTGTTTATCTACAATCCACCTGCTTCTAATGTAAATCATTATCCATTATCAGATTATTAGTTCTATTTTGTGAAATATTGTTGTTGAACCTATCAATTCTTTTTATTTCCGTTCTTTTCTGTTTTTACAAGTACTTCGTTCCAAATGagttatattttttgttttgaatcCTCTTCCTTCATGTCGCTAGCTTTTTAAGTATTGATTATATGTTAAACAGAGAATGAAAATAGAATATTGAAAGTTCCAATTTAGGCAATTCAGACCATAAGAATGATGGTGGCGCATTCTGCTGTCCTGATAAGCTCACTCATCTGATCAGGAATTTtacattttaattttcattcatgtaCAGTCATTCAGACATCTGAGTACATGCACTGAATGGTAAGTGAGtgaatgatttggatatgatctCAAGATGGTTTCCCTCGTTTCATGATTTTGCAGTTTAGGTTCTGCCAGGGCCGTAAATCGCCGCTACATAAGTGATTGTGTACCGATTAAAATTCGCATGCAGGCTTCAGCAGCTTTTGTTAGTGCTAGTGCTCTAGGAATGGCATGTGGCCCTGCACTTGCTGGTTTGCTCCAAACTAACTTCAAGATTTATGGAATCACATTTAATCAAGACACTTTACCTGGTTGGGTAATGGCTGTGGGTTGGTTGATGTATTTGATATGGCTGTGGTTCTCATTCAGTGAACCTGTTCATGAGACTGAAACCAATGAAGACCGACAAGAATCTAGTGCTGGTATTGTTTCCTTAATATCTCCCTGTTCATACCATGTCTTTTGTCAGTTAATGTGATAACTAGTTTTTTGGCACCCGACAAAATGTATAATTAACATCGATAAATCAAGATGTACTGTTAATCTTGAAGCCTATATTTGTCTGCATCATTAATTAAAGAAGAGTTAAATTATCATCTTACAATTGCTAACTTCTTTTGAATTTAACCATCTTATCCACTTCATATTGATGGAGTCCATTTTAACTGATTGGTTGATAGACATGTAAACAATATGAGGATTGATTTAAAACACCTTTGAAGAATGTATGTTCACGTGTTGATTGGTTGTACATAAATTTGGGCTCATTCATTAAACCAAATCTTGCAAGTATGTTATCTTGCGACGGTGACACCATGCCCTTCAAGAATGATGAAGCGGAAGAGACGTGTTGTCACCGTGATCGTTGCTGATCGCAAGGCTCATATATTACTTTAACTTTAATTGCTAGCCAAAACAATGTTTTAAACAGTATTTCTCAATTCTATCTTCTCAAAAATTGCTTAAGTGTCGTTCTGAAGTTTATATAGAACAGACcaaaagtaaaaatagttcagagCTCTCAACCAGATGAAAACCCGAGGTCTAATCACTTAGGCTGAACATACATTTACTAACAGAACAAAAAAGTGGAACATAATAATCAAGTGGAAGCAAAATTTTAACTTAACGGAATAACTGAATTCTTTTTGTTGGAGAATAAGCTTAAACACGCTGcatgaaaattcatatcaaaatatGATTCTCTTCATGTTTTAAATATTAACGCAATAAATTACCTTACACTTGTTTTGTAATTTGAAAAGCACTAAGGTTGCATTTGGATGAGAGAGTATGATTTGGAAGAAAGGATATGATTTGTGATTGGATTTGAAATGACGCCCATCTTGGGTGTATTTCAAATATGTCTTAATTACCATTGCATCTACGTGTATTAGCAAGAGATGGATTTAAAATCCACCTAACATAAATTCATCTAAACAATCACCCAACATAAATTCATccaaacaattaaataatttaaaattcatgaaTTTGAATTTCATAGCTTCAAATACTTCCATTCAAGCACAACGTGAGCATATATTTTCTAAGTTAGATCCAACTTCCACTTCCTGACTCCTTACCTCCCAAGATGTCATCTACTCTTATTTTTCCCGAGCTCCCCTCAAGGCCCATCCTTCTGACTCCTTATCTGAAGCACTCAAAACCTGTTTCAGGGCAAAAGGAAGTTGCCAACTCAATCGTCATGCATAATATTAGAAACAGTTCAATTGGCAGAAAACATAATCCGGAATATAATTCTTGTTTCTACTGGTTAGCTAAATCTCGTCTGCTTTCTTTGTGTCTAACTTTTGTCTTAATTACATGATGATACCATGGTgtgaaaagaaaaaagatgaaTTTAGTAAGTGCATGATTTTAACGTCTACGAGTAGTTAGGGTATTTAAATCTACTTCATTTAATATAATTCTTgtataattattaatatataatatgcaCTCAAATTTCAGATTGAGAAAATTATTCATCTTATATCTCTCTAAAATTATGGGTTTTAATTGTATGTTCAGTttgtatatttataaataagttTCTCGAGGTTATGTTCATTTCTGAACCAAATAATGATACTTGGTAACCTGATATTTTGTGTTTGGTAGAAGAGCATGATAAGGTTGAAAAAGGTCTTGCACAACCACTACTTTTAGCATCAGTTGAAAATGAAGATGATGACGGAGATGTAGAATGTGACATGAGTGAAGAGTCTTCAGAGGAATCTCGTCAACCAGCCAATTCGCTGGTAGCTGCCTATCGGTTACTTACGCCTTCTGTAAAGGTAATGCGCTTACTTTTGAGAGTGTGATAGTTTAAAAAGTGTGAAGCCTATTTTCAGCCTTTACATGATTGTAGTTAGAAATTAAAAGATGTAATTTGTTTTCACGATAGCAGTTGCTTTATTTTTCAACACGTcaagaagaaaatatttatgagtgAGGTTTGTTTTGGGTAAAGATTAATGAACCGAGTGTGATGTTGGACTGAGAAGAATACCGTAGCCAATTTAAAGATAATCTGAAGTCCAAGTTAGACTTTCTTTGGAACTTTGTGATGGACGCTGGACATACAAACTGTGGTGGATGTCATCTTTTAGCTGCCTGTTCTTTTCTCCATTTTCAGAGTTTTACGGACAAATTCCAGATATATTTTGGAATTTGACCGCATAGTAATTAAAAGGCTAGTCATCGACTGTTAGAAGTGCTGATTTGGGTTGTTTATGCGTTTTCCTAGACATGTTCATCACAAAGGTGCTCTGTTATGACATGCAGAAAGAATCAGAATGACGAAAACTGGACCAAGTTATGTGTAGTTTTATTGGGCTAACACTACATCATGTAAATTGAGCCACTAGGTATTATCAAGATAGAGCAACAGAAATTTCAAAGCATTGCATAGTATTGTTTCCACTTGTGGATCTAAGGTTAACTTCCTTAGGTCAACCATACATGTTGAttcaattttaatataattaaatgtttttaagTTGGTCAGCGTTTACCGAAAATtactttaaataaatacacGTAGGTACTGTCACTTGCAATGAAGGCTAAGCGAACAAAAGGGCACGTTTTATTCAGATCACGGGTCTCTAAATTGTCTTAAACTTGTCAATGTATTTTTCTTGATTTAATCAAGCGACAAAATGATG contains:
- the LOC140828828 gene encoding SPX domain-containing membrane protein At4g22990-like isoform X2, encoding MLIQFLPGSSCEIFREMVAFGKKLKERQIPEWQGYYINYKLMKKKVKQYANQIEAGALDRRHVLKDFSRMLDKQIETIVLFMLEQQGLLATRIAHLNEQQEAIQDEPDISKISELREAYRAVAQQLLKLLFFVEMNAIGLRKILKKFDKRFGYKFTDYYVKTRANHPYSQLQGIFKHVGFGAVVGAISRNLADLQDRQGSYLSIYDQPPLSLEDPVVDLLQSAVDRLTNSTNLLNFLGQHALIMHEDLPSPAEEHIDDQKYHFISLLLNLVNTFLYMVNTYIIVPTADDYSMSLGAAATVCGIVIGSMAVAQIFSSVYFSAWSNKSYFRPLIFSSIVLFVGNLMYALAYDLNSISVLLLGRLFCGLGSARAVNRRYISDCVPIKIRMQASAAFVSASALGMACGPALAGLLQTNFKIYGITFNQDTLPGWVMAVGWLMYLIWLWFSFSEPVHETETNEDRQESSAEHDKVEKGLAQPLLLASVENEDDDGDVECDMSEESSEESRQPANSLVAAYRLLTPSVKVQLLIYFMLKYAMEILLSESSVVTTYYFGWTTSTVSIFLACLGLTVLPVNIIVGSYISNMYQDRQILLASEIVVFLGILFSFQFIIPYSVPQYVCSGLIMFVSAEVLEGVNLSLLSRVMSSRLSRGTFNGGLLSTEAGTIARVIADATITLAGYLGRSKLLNVTLIPSLVICMVSIVATCFTFNSLY
- the LOC140828828 gene encoding SPX domain-containing membrane protein At4g22990-like isoform X1, with translation MLIQFLPGSSCEIFREMVAFGKKLKERQIPEWQGYYINYKLMKKKVKQYANQIEAGALDRRHVLKDFSRMLDKQIETIVLFMLEQQGLLATRIAHLNEQQEAIQDEPDISKISELREAYRAVAQQLLKLLFFVEMNAIGLRKILKKFDKRFGYKFTDYYVKTRANHPYSQLQGIFKHVGFGAVVGAISRNLADLQDRQGSYLSIYDQPPLSLEDPVVDLLQSAVDRLTNSTNLLNFLGQHALIMHEDLPSPAEEHIDDQKYHFISLLLNLVNTFLYMVNTYIIVPTADDYSMSLGAAATVCGIVIGSMAVAQIFSSVYFSAWSNKSYFRPLIFSSIVLFVGNLMYALAYDLNSISVLLLGRLFCGLGSARAVNRRYISDCVPIKIRMQASAAFVSASALGMACGPALAGLLQTNFKIYGITFNQDTLPGWVMAVGWLMYLIWLWFSFSEPVHETETNEDRQESSAEEHDKVEKGLAQPLLLASVENEDDDGDVECDMSEESSEESRQPANSLVAAYRLLTPSVKVQLLIYFMLKYAMEILLSESSVVTTYYFGWTTSTVSIFLACLGLTVLPVNIIVGSYISNMYQDRQILLASEIVVFLGILFSFQFIIPYSVPQYVCSGLIMFVSAEVLEGVNLSLLSRVMSSRLSRGTFNGGLLSTEAGTIARVIADATITLAGYLGRSKLLNVTLIPSLVICMVSIVATCFTFNSLY
- the LOC140828828 gene encoding SPX domain-containing membrane protein At4g22990-like isoform X3 yields the protein MVAFGKKLKERQIPEWQGYYINYKLMKKKVKQYANQIEAGALDRRHVLKDFSRMLDKQIETIVLFMLEQQGLLATRIAHLNEQQEAIQDEPDISKISELREAYRAVAQQLLKLLFFVEMNAIGLRKILKKFDKRFGYKFTDYYVKTRANHPYSQLQGIFKHVGFGAVVGAISRNLADLQDRQGSYLSIYDQPPLSLEDPVVDLLQSAVDRLTNSTNLLNFLGQHALIMHEDLPSPAEEHIDDQKYHFISLLLNLVNTFLYMVNTYIIVPTADDYSMSLGAAATVCGIVIGSMAVAQIFSSVYFSAWSNKSYFRPLIFSSIVLFVGNLMYALAYDLNSISVLLLGRLFCGLGSARAVNRRYISDCVPIKIRMQASAAFVSASALGMACGPALAGLLQTNFKIYGITFNQDTLPGWVMAVGWLMYLIWLWFSFSEPVHETETNEDRQESSAEEHDKVEKGLAQPLLLASVENEDDDGDVECDMSEESSEESRQPANSLVAAYRLLTPSVKVQLLIYFMLKYAMEILLSESSVVTTYYFGWTTSTVSIFLACLGLTVLPVNIIVGSYISNMYQDRQILLASEIVVFLGILFSFQFIIPYSVPQYVCSGLIMFVSAEVLEGVNLSLLSRVMSSRLSRGTFNGGLLSTEAGTIARVIADATITLAGYLGRSKLLNVTLIPSLVICMVSIVATCFTFNSLY